In Haloarcula sp. H-GB4, a single genomic region encodes these proteins:
- a CDS encoding shikimate kinase, with the protein MEGKAAAPAAGTVLNALATGRGAAFAIDEYTTATVTLSTETDGVTGEVDGAPDADTRLIERCVEYVIDAHGGPQNVGVPAVSGGTVRTESEVPMASGLKSSSAAANATVMATLDALDATERMSREDMARLGVMAARDVGVTVTGAFDDASASMLGGVTVTDNEDDALLTREEIDWDVLVWTPPEQSFSADADVERCRQIAPMARLVEDLALDGDYQRAMTVNGLAFSAALDFETDPVLDALQHVEGVSLSGTGPSFTAVGERAALEAVRDAWDKRPGETWLTTTQTEGTHIV; encoded by the coding sequence ATGGAAGGGAAGGCAGCAGCGCCCGCAGCAGGGACGGTCCTTAACGCGCTTGCGACCGGCCGCGGCGCGGCGTTTGCTATCGACGAGTACACGACAGCGACCGTCACGCTCTCGACCGAGACCGATGGCGTCACCGGCGAGGTGGACGGTGCGCCGGACGCCGACACGCGGCTTATCGAACGCTGTGTCGAGTACGTCATCGACGCCCACGGCGGCCCACAGAACGTGGGTGTCCCGGCGGTCTCCGGCGGGACCGTCCGCACCGAAAGTGAGGTCCCGATGGCGTCGGGGCTCAAAAGCTCCAGTGCGGCCGCAAACGCGACCGTCATGGCGACGCTCGACGCGCTCGACGCGACCGAGCGGATGAGCCGCGAGGACATGGCCCGTCTCGGCGTCATGGCCGCACGCGACGTGGGCGTCACCGTCACCGGGGCTTTCGACGACGCGTCGGCGTCGATGCTCGGCGGCGTCACCGTCACCGACAACGAGGACGACGCGCTCCTGACCCGCGAGGAAATCGACTGGGACGTGCTCGTCTGGACGCCGCCGGAACAGTCCTTTAGTGCTGACGCGGATGTCGAGCGGTGCCGGCAAATCGCGCCGATGGCCCGCCTCGTCGAGGACCTCGCGCTTGATGGTGACTACCAGCGGGCGATGACCGTCAACGGTCTCGCGTTCTCGGCCGCGCTGGATTTCGAGACGGACCCGGTTCTCGACGCGCTCCAGCACGTTGAGGGCGTCTCTCTGTCTGGGACGGGGCCGTCATTTACTGCCGTCGGCGAGCGGGCGGCACTCGAAGCCGTCCGAGACGCCTGGGACAAGCGACCCGG
- a CDS encoding TrkA family potassium uptake protein, which produces MYIVIVGAGDIGSPLLEIATAGGNEVVVIERDKERAERASRQYDCLVIHDDATSKDTLEDAGADRADALISTTDQDATNIMVCLLAQELEVPDIVSVVHNPEHMNVFRQIGVNTMQNPQRLIAEYLYRAVKRPSIVDFMRIGDHAEVFEITVTPGAPIAGKTLQEANSESLIGGQTLIVAIERNGDGDPITPRGDTRIEADDLLTVYSGEGATPEVTDIFGHSEDHN; this is translated from the coding sequence ATGTATATTGTCATCGTCGGTGCCGGCGATATCGGGTCGCCGTTGCTTGAGATTGCGACAGCGGGGGGGAACGAGGTCGTCGTCATCGAACGCGACAAGGAGCGGGCGGAACGTGCGTCGAGACAGTACGACTGTCTCGTCATTCACGACGATGCGACGTCAAAGGACACGCTGGAGGACGCCGGGGCGGACCGTGCTGACGCGCTCATCTCGACAACCGATCAGGACGCGACCAACATCATGGTCTGTCTGCTGGCACAGGAACTGGAAGTGCCGGACATCGTCTCAGTCGTCCACAATCCTGAGCACATGAACGTGTTCCGCCAGATCGGCGTCAACACGATGCAGAACCCACAGCGGCTCATCGCCGAGTATCTCTATCGGGCCGTCAAGCGGCCGTCTATCGTTGACTTCATGCGCATTGGCGATCACGCGGAAGTATTCGAGATAACGGTCACGCCAGGTGCTCCGATTGCTGGCAAGACGCTACAGGAAGCCAATTCGGAGAGCCTCATCGGCGGCCAGACGCTTATCGTAGCTATCGAGCGTAATGGCGATGGTGACCCAATAACGCCCCGCGGCGATACGCGTATCGAGGCAGACGACCTCCTCACGGTCTACTCGGGAGAGGGTGCGACGCCGGAGGTGACCGATATCTTCGGTCACTCCGAGGACCACAACTGA
- a CDS encoding potassium transporter TrkG — translation MPRRNSGLFPTDLKTIARDIGSLLLMEAGLMTITAVIALGFREFYAAFGFFTAAGITAAVGGIANRGFTDAPAPEMKHGMVIAAGGWLLVATFGSLPFLLTAWFTPPAVMDTFVPVGTDTSTWEPIKVGGTTTLSSLAYFRNPLHAFFESMSGWTGSGLTMAIHEPSLPRAVQWWRSFIQYVGGVGVIVLTVSILSRPGSGSYALYQSEAREEKIHPSVVSTVRTVWKLVAGYTVLSFALLFGAILASDSEYAESLPLWEAAWQALNHAMTGLTTGGFSVTDNSIATYNSPLVETVLLPIMILGAIAFPVHYVVLHDRQIRELVSDLQTRWLFILLALGVFGLSVQNAWSVPATTEAFATQSFLPFSVPMLDAAQIDAVRDSTFQWVSALSCTGFQSAPIGRWLAGGKVLVAGAMVLGGAAGSTVGGIKIIRGYTIVRGIIWQFSRVFLPTNAVITARIGDRTLDRESMEREFSEAAIVTLLWLIILVTSSVVLTNVAGPGFGYADALFEVASAQGNVGLSSGITGPSMSPLAEGMFVLNMWVGRLEIIPILVFIRAGLYGLDP, via the coding sequence ATGCCGCGACGGAACAGCGGGCTGTTCCCGACGGACCTGAAAACAATCGCCCGCGATATCGGGTCCCTCCTGCTGATGGAGGCCGGGCTGATGACGATTACGGCCGTGATTGCGCTGGGCTTTCGGGAGTTCTACGCCGCGTTCGGGTTCTTTACTGCGGCTGGGATAACAGCCGCTGTCGGCGGCATCGCAAACCGCGGGTTCACCGATGCCCCGGCCCCAGAGATGAAACACGGCATGGTCATCGCCGCCGGCGGGTGGCTGCTGGTTGCTACGTTCGGCTCGTTGCCGTTCCTGTTGACCGCGTGGTTCACGCCCCCTGCGGTCATGGATACGTTCGTTCCGGTCGGGACGGACACGAGTACGTGGGAGCCGATCAAAGTCGGCGGAACGACGACGCTCTCCAGCCTGGCGTACTTCCGGAACCCGCTCCATGCCTTCTTCGAGAGCATGAGCGGGTGGACCGGGAGCGGCCTGACGATGGCGATTCACGAGCCCTCGCTCCCGCGCGCAGTCCAGTGGTGGCGGTCGTTCATCCAGTACGTCGGCGGCGTCGGCGTCATTGTCCTGACCGTGTCTATCCTGTCACGGCCTGGCAGCGGCAGTTACGCGCTCTACCAGAGTGAGGCCCGCGAGGAGAAGATCCACCCGAGCGTCGTCTCCACCGTCCGAACGGTCTGGAAACTCGTCGCCGGCTACACGGTTCTCTCGTTCGCGCTGCTGTTCGGTGCTATCCTCGCCAGCGACAGCGAGTACGCGGAGTCGCTGCCGCTGTGGGAGGCCGCTTGGCAGGCGCTCAATCACGCCATGACTGGGCTCACGACCGGTGGGTTCTCGGTCACGGACAACTCGATTGCGACGTATAACTCGCCGCTCGTCGAGACCGTGCTGTTGCCGATTATGATTCTCGGTGCGATTGCGTTCCCGGTCCATTATGTTGTCCTGCACGACAGGCAGATTCGCGAACTAGTATCGGACCTGCAGACCCGCTGGCTGTTCATTCTGCTCGCGCTCGGCGTCTTCGGCCTCTCAGTACAAAATGCGTGGTCCGTTCCCGCGACGACTGAGGCGTTTGCCACCCAGTCGTTCCTGCCCTTTTCGGTACCGATGCTTGACGCCGCACAGATCGATGCGGTCCGGGACTCGACGTTCCAGTGGGTCAGCGCACTCAGCTGTACTGGCTTCCAGTCGGCACCGATCGGTCGCTGGCTCGCCGGCGGCAAGGTGCTTGTGGCCGGCGCGATGGTACTTGGCGGCGCCGCGGGGTCCACTGTCGGGGGCATCAAAATCATCCGGGGGTACACCATCGTTCGCGGCATCATCTGGCAGTTCTCGCGGGTGTTCCTCCCGACAAACGCGGTGATTACGGCCCGCATCGGCGACCGGACGCTGGACCGTGAATCGATGGAGCGGGAGTTCAGCGAAGCGGCCATCGTGACACTGCTGTGGCTCATCATTCTCGTCACCAGCAGCGTCGTCCTCACCAACGTCGCGGGACCGGGGTTCGGCTACGCCGATGCCCTGTTTGAAGTCGCCAGCGCGCAAGGGAACGTCGGCCTTTCCTCGGGCATCACCGGGCCGTCGATGTCCCCACTCGCGGAGGGGATGTTCGTGTTGAACATGTGGGTCGGCCGGCTGGAGATTATCCCGATACTCGTGTTCATCCGCGCCGGACTGTACGGGCTAGACCCGTAA
- a CDS encoding TrkH family potassium uptake protein: MSVRVDWRQSVALTGTVSKYLAVAMLVPLGIGLLYGEDTVVFLISIAIAITLGVALEQVSDSHELGPREALLFVGLSWGAVAVIGAVPYVIAGYGTESALGEPVNALFESMSGFTTTGATVTNEISFARHSHALLMWRQLTQWLGGMGIIVLMVAILPEAAVNGAQLIESEAPGPELQKLTPKIAETARLLWLFYLGFTVLYILILLGLHYTGYAPNMDAYNAVAHAFTTLPTGGFSPQAESIAYFSPAVQWAVIPFMLIAGMNFALFYLLLQDEYAAFLQDRELQAYLGANAGVAVILWGLLFTGSAPPLELGGITQGALENSLRQATFQVASLLNSTGYATSDFAQWGNTAQGVLLFAMFIGGSAGSTGGGVKIVRWLVVLKSIRRQLFTTAHPSAVKPVRLGGQVIDEDVINAIYGFTLLYLLTFGIATVFLLLDAGRVGLELTVFEAISASLATIGNIGPGFGFLGPFGTYELFPETSKLLMIFLMWIGRLEIIPVFVIFTGAFWNE; the protein is encoded by the coding sequence ATGTCGGTTCGCGTCGACTGGCGACAGAGTGTCGCTCTGACCGGCACTGTAAGCAAGTATCTCGCCGTCGCAATGCTGGTCCCGCTTGGGATCGGGTTGCTGTACGGAGAAGATACTGTTGTCTTCCTGATCTCTATCGCAATCGCCATCACGCTGGGCGTAGCGCTGGAGCAGGTCAGCGACAGTCACGAACTCGGGCCACGCGAAGCGCTGCTGTTCGTCGGGCTCTCGTGGGGGGCTGTCGCAGTTATCGGTGCAGTCCCTTACGTTATCGCCGGGTACGGGACCGAATCAGCGCTCGGTGAGCCTGTGAACGCACTGTTCGAGTCGATGTCCGGGTTTACGACCACTGGCGCGACCGTCACCAATGAAATATCGTTTGCTCGCCACTCCCACGCGCTGCTGATGTGGCGACAGCTCACCCAGTGGCTCGGCGGGATGGGTATTATTGTTCTGATGGTCGCCATTCTTCCAGAGGCAGCCGTCAACGGGGCACAGTTGATCGAATCGGAGGCACCAGGCCCCGAACTGCAGAAACTGACGCCGAAGATAGCCGAGACTGCCCGACTCCTCTGGCTGTTCTATCTGGGCTTTACCGTGCTGTATATCCTCATTCTGCTTGGCCTCCATTACACAGGCTATGCACCGAATATGGACGCCTACAACGCCGTTGCCCACGCGTTCACGACCCTGCCGACCGGCGGCTTCTCCCCACAGGCTGAGAGCATCGCCTACTTCTCACCGGCCGTCCAGTGGGCCGTCATTCCGTTCATGCTCATCGCCGGGATGAACTTCGCGCTGTTTTACCTCCTGTTGCAGGACGAGTACGCCGCCTTCCTCCAGGACCGTGAACTGCAGGCGTACCTCGGTGCAAACGCCGGCGTGGCCGTCATCCTCTGGGGTCTGCTCTTTACCGGGTCCGCGCCGCCGCTTGAACTCGGAGGCATTACACAGGGGGCACTGGAGAACTCGCTCCGGCAAGCCACGTTTCAGGTCGCCTCGTTGCTGAACTCGACCGGGTACGCGACGAGCGACTTCGCCCAGTGGGGCAACACCGCACAGGGAGTCCTGTTGTTCGCGATGTTCATCGGCGGCTCCGCGGGGTCAACCGGTGGCGGCGTCAAAATCGTCCGATGGCTCGTCGTGCTCAAGAGCATCCGACGCCAACTGTTCACGACAGCCCATCCCAGCGCCGTCAAACCAGTTCGGCTCGGCGGGCAGGTCATTGACGAGGACGTTATCAACGCGATATACGGGTTCACGCTGCTGTACCTGCTCACGTTCGGTATCGCGACGGTGTTTCTCCTCCTCGATGCCGGCCGTGTCGGGCTTGAGCTGACTGTCTTCGAAGCCATCAGCGCAAGCTTGGCGACCATCGGGAACATCGGTCCCGGGTTCGGGTTTCTGGGGCCGTTCGGGACCTATGAACTCTTCCCGGAGACCAGCAAACTGCTGATGATCTTCTTGATGTGGATCGGCCGATTAGAGATCATTCCAGTGTTCGTGATATTTACCGGAGCGTTCTGGAACGAGTGA
- a CDS encoding cell surface protein, whose translation MTDDTHLSIRGYVRSARLPLALVALILLAGTVPALAAGQSTPAINIETSSVAAGETMAVPVILTSAPDGLAGYQLELVVDDPAVARFENASYPDRLGLTTDPVISSDGGTVTLEAADLDGQIEPGASDVTLATVQLAGVDGGETEVTVASSQVDADGGGVVEPATESTAVAVSASATTETVAAATEASSPASESVAESAGTEAAADTSDDEAADGDDQSTTGANGSLPIALAIAALAAVAAFAARTSRQS comes from the coding sequence ATGACAGACGACACTCACCTTTCGATACGCGGCTACGTCCGAAGCGCTCGCCTCCCCCTCGCGCTCGTCGCACTCATCCTCCTCGCGGGGACAGTCCCCGCGCTCGCTGCAGGGCAGAGCACGCCAGCAATCAACATCGAGACCAGCTCCGTCGCTGCTGGTGAAACGATGGCTGTGCCGGTCATCCTCACCAGCGCACCGGACGGACTGGCCGGCTACCAACTCGAACTCGTCGTCGATGACCCCGCTGTCGCCCGATTCGAGAACGCGAGCTACCCCGACCGCCTCGGCCTCACGACTGACCCTGTCATTAGTTCAGACGGCGGGACAGTCACGCTCGAGGCGGCCGACCTTGACGGACAGATCGAACCTGGAGCGAGCGATGTGACGCTCGCGACGGTCCAGCTTGCCGGCGTCGATGGCGGCGAGACAGAGGTGACCGTCGCGTCGAGCCAGGTCGACGCGGACGGCGGCGGAGTGGTCGAGCCTGCGACCGAGTCGACAGCGGTCGCGGTTTCGGCGAGTGCGACGACGGAGACAGTAGCCGCCGCGACCGAAGCATCTTCACCTGCCAGCGAGTCCGTCGCCGAGTCAGCGGGCACCGAGGCCGCCGCAGATACCTCAGATGACGAGGCCGCGGATGGTGACGACCAGTCGACGACCGGCGCGAACGGGTCACTCCCGATAGCGCTGGCCATTGCCGCACTCGCCGCGGTGGCAGCATTCGCAGCCAGAACGAGCCGACAATCATAA
- a CDS encoding alkaline phosphatase PhoX, giving the protein MVDFTRRQVLSQSVAAALGASVIGVASGEEVEETDTPGAPSVAGSLKRFSTTAFGAEVTGPFVFEDGSLLYSLQHPEGENPEPFGRAAVGYFSGFQFEFDGSNDDFSEVGIPDTEEKQRQVRSEAGNYEVLIQGREEIQGGEERLGVPQTPDGVDLTALNGSSGGYGQNPDCNQFVATDDEGTEGYLFTNWENYPGCISRVPISRDESGEWSADVGSDMTLNVVNTEAFRNLGGTWVNCYGDLSPWETMISAEENYSHPRVSYTYTVGDIVESGTGVGKIGGCQFWNRPNPSEIGEALGDYVEAGDIAEEFTIQGYWSQAGVEKAAYYLGADTVDQTEDGNDMTLIDDVYPNPYRYGYFVDIREPAAETPSPMKYYVMGRAAWEAPDIQGDQKTVYGCSDGDSKGIYKFVADEPIPEYDNTDDIAGTLYAPQITNDAANAAESDGRNSPAQTPLEIEWMKLGHATNGEAAEWIAEYDDVTQADYITEHTEYSVDEIGTDVSVSDAVREADLTVLQSASGNQSYITNEEIVEWAEQYEANGPDGVDEELRRVPFLETRAAAKEIGASIEFNKAEGVDTVDDSQPGDFIYFGISEFNDALADDEGDIQLDRVDGGVVYRGVLEADYNVSRLEPVITGPDFTDSPEDANDALRNVDNVYTMRDGRVLCCEDGFGGPARSYPNDGLYVYQPTVTVSANSAAVGSGSTGSVSLTASSLPAGFSGARLTVSVSNPEIASITGVSFPDALGLTESSISDDGSSATIRVADVNTNVQSGAMDASLATLDVRANGGGTTDLTVSIEQMDDENGNAIEAEARNGIVVGGPQTVVGDTAPTDPDGDGHFEDLNGNGRLDYEDVQVLFSNMDSDSVQLNTGAYDFNENGKLDFADVTALYEEVN; this is encoded by the coding sequence ATGGTCGATTTCACTCGACGGCAGGTACTTTCACAGTCGGTGGCTGCTGCACTTGGGGCCAGCGTCATCGGCGTGGCAAGTGGGGAAGAGGTCGAAGAGACAGACACACCCGGGGCACCGAGTGTTGCCGGTAGTCTCAAACGGTTCTCGACGACGGCGTTCGGCGCGGAGGTGACGGGACCGTTCGTCTTTGAGGACGGGTCACTGCTGTACAGCCTCCAGCACCCGGAGGGAGAAAACCCCGAACCGTTCGGACGGGCCGCGGTGGGCTATTTCAGCGGCTTCCAGTTCGAGTTCGACGGGAGTAACGACGATTTCTCCGAGGTGGGGATTCCGGACACCGAGGAGAAACAGCGTCAGGTCCGGTCCGAAGCTGGTAACTACGAGGTCCTTATTCAGGGCCGCGAAGAGATTCAGGGCGGCGAGGAACGCCTCGGTGTCCCACAGACACCTGACGGTGTCGACCTTACTGCGCTCAATGGAAGCAGTGGTGGCTATGGGCAAAATCCAGACTGCAACCAGTTCGTCGCAACAGACGACGAGGGCACTGAAGGGTATCTATTCACAAACTGGGAGAACTACCCGGGGTGCATCTCGCGGGTCCCGATAAGCCGGGACGAGAGCGGCGAGTGGAGTGCCGACGTCGGTTCGGACATGACGCTCAACGTCGTCAATACCGAGGCGTTCCGCAATCTTGGCGGGACGTGGGTCAACTGCTATGGTGACCTCAGCCCGTGGGAAACGATGATCTCGGCCGAGGAGAACTACAGCCACCCGCGCGTCTCATATACGTACACAGTGGGCGACATCGTGGAGTCTGGAACCGGTGTCGGCAAAATCGGTGGCTGTCAGTTCTGGAACCGTCCGAACCCGTCGGAAATCGGGGAGGCACTGGGTGACTACGTTGAGGCCGGTGACATTGCGGAGGAGTTCACCATTCAGGGCTACTGGTCCCAGGCCGGTGTCGAGAAGGCGGCGTACTACCTCGGTGCGGACACGGTCGACCAGACCGAGGACGGGAACGATATGACGCTCATCGATGACGTCTACCCGAACCCGTACCGCTACGGGTACTTCGTCGACATCCGGGAACCGGCTGCCGAAACGCCGAGTCCGATGAAGTACTATGTCATGGGTCGGGCCGCCTGGGAAGCACCTGATATTCAGGGCGACCAGAAGACGGTCTACGGCTGTTCGGACGGCGATAGCAAGGGTATCTACAAGTTCGTCGCCGACGAGCCAATTCCGGAGTACGACAACACCGACGACATCGCAGGCACGCTGTACGCGCCACAGATTACCAACGACGCGGCCAACGCCGCCGAATCCGACGGGCGGAACTCCCCGGCACAGACACCACTTGAGATCGAATGGATGAAGCTCGGTCACGCCACGAACGGCGAGGCTGCTGAGTGGATCGCGGAGTACGACGACGTCACGCAGGCCGACTACATCACGGAGCACACCGAATACAGTGTGGACGAAATCGGAACGGATGTCTCGGTGTCGGACGCAGTCAGGGAAGCCGACCTTACAGTCCTCCAGAGCGCAAGCGGCAATCAGAGTTACATCACGAACGAGGAAATCGTCGAGTGGGCCGAACAGTACGAAGCAAACGGCCCGGACGGCGTCGACGAGGAACTCCGTCGCGTCCCGTTCCTTGAGACCCGCGCAGCCGCCAAGGAAATCGGTGCGTCCATCGAGTTCAACAAGGCCGAGGGCGTCGACACCGTGGATGACTCCCAGCCCGGCGACTTCATCTACTTCGGCATCTCGGAGTTCAACGACGCACTCGCAGACGACGAAGGCGATATCCAACTCGACCGCGTCGACGGCGGCGTCGTCTACCGCGGTGTGCTGGAAGCGGACTACAACGTTTCGAGGCTCGAACCAGTCATCACCGGCCCCGACTTCACCGATTCGCCGGAAGACGCAAACGACGCGCTCCGGAACGTCGACAACGTCTATACGATGCGCGATGGTCGCGTTCTCTGCTGTGAGGACGGCTTCGGTGGCCCTGCGCGCTCGTACCCGAACGACGGTCTCTATGTCTACCAGCCCACCGTCACAGTCAGCGCCAATTCCGCCGCGGTCGGAAGTGGATCGACGGGCAGCGTCTCGCTGACCGCCTCATCGCTCCCTGCTGGCTTCTCCGGCGCTCGACTCACCGTCAGCGTCTCCAACCCCGAGATCGCGTCTATCACCGGTGTCTCCTTCCCCGACGCGCTCGGTCTCACCGAGAGTTCGATCAGCGACGACGGCTCGTCGGCGACAATCCGTGTTGCCGATGTCAATACGAACGTCCAGTCCGGCGCGATGGACGCGTCACTCGCAACGCTCGATGTCCGCGCTAACGGCGGCGGCACGACCGACCTGACTGTCTCCATCGAACAAATGGACGACGAGAACGGGAACGCCATCGAGGCAGAAGCCCGAAACGGTATCGTTGTGGGTGGCCCGCAGACGGTCGTCGGTGACACCGCGCCGACCGATCCCGACGGCGACGGTCATTTCGAGGACCTCAACGGCAACGGCCGTCTCGACTACGAGGACGTACAGGTGTTGTTCTCGAACATGGACTCCGACAGCGTCCAGCTGAACACCGGCGCGTATGACTTCAACGAGAACGGTAAACTCGACTTCGCGGACGTGACGGCACTCTACGAAGAAGTCAACTGA
- a CDS encoding helix-turn-helix transcriptional regulator, with amino-acid sequence MAKWLQSGRRRDMCVLLAAAEDGELSGQRLKTRLERRYDTRIEPKSFYGALDALESAGFVEHREDGIADKYSLTGAGERRLRAQFKWMREALGEDG; translated from the coding sequence ATGGCGAAGTGGCTCCAGAGTGGTCGCCGACGTGATATGTGTGTTCTGCTGGCCGCCGCCGAAGACGGGGAACTCTCCGGCCAGCGGCTAAAGACGCGGCTCGAACGCCGGTACGACACGCGGATCGAACCGAAGAGTTTCTACGGCGCGCTTGATGCGCTGGAGTCGGCTGGGTTCGTCGAACACCGTGAGGACGGCATCGCCGACAAGTACTCCCTGACCGGCGCCGGCGAGCGACGGCTTCGAGCCCAGTTCAAATGGATGCGGGAGGCGCTTGGCGAGGACGGCTGA
- a CDS encoding acyl-CoA dehydrogenase: MDFSPTQEQRQIQDMVSEFVDDEVKPRAAEIDETDEFPWDLVDEMAELGLMGMPIPEQYGGAELDYHSYAMALEEISRGSGGLGTIVAAHISLACNMIYEFGNEAQKETYLTPLAAGEEIGAFALSEAGAGSDVPAMDTTAEPVDGGDAYLVNGGKLWISNGSVADTVVLFAKTDPEAGNKGISSFIVRPEEDDGFIVEGTEHKLGDKGCPTAELRFDEMRIPADRMLGEEGRGFVHALKTLNGGRITIAARGVGIAQAALDEALKYAQDREQFDQPISDFQAIQHKLADMDTKTQAARLLMHQAADKKMAGESFVKEAAQAKLYASEVSREVANEGIQVHGGYGYTKDFPAERFYRDAKLNEIYEGTSEVLRNTIASELLD; encoded by the coding sequence ATGGACTTTAGCCCCACACAGGAACAACGCCAGATACAGGACATGGTCTCGGAGTTCGTCGACGACGAAGTCAAGCCGCGAGCAGCGGAGATTGACGAAACTGACGAATTCCCGTGGGACCTTGTCGACGAAATGGCCGAGCTCGGCCTGATGGGAATGCCGATTCCGGAGCAGTACGGCGGGGCCGAACTGGACTATCACAGCTACGCCATGGCCCTCGAAGAGATTTCGCGGGGAAGCGGCGGACTCGGCACAATCGTCGCCGCACACATCTCGCTGGCCTGTAACATGATCTACGAGTTCGGCAACGAGGCCCAGAAAGAGACCTACCTTACGCCGCTGGCAGCGGGTGAGGAAATCGGCGCGTTCGCCCTCTCCGAAGCGGGCGCGGGCAGTGACGTGCCAGCGATGGACACCACCGCCGAACCGGTCGACGGCGGTGACGCCTATTTGGTCAACGGCGGCAAGCTCTGGATTTCCAACGGGTCCGTCGCCGACACTGTCGTCCTGTTCGCGAAGACCGACCCTGAGGCCGGCAACAAGGGCATCTCCTCGTTCATCGTCCGCCCCGAGGAGGACGACGGCTTCATCGTTGAAGGGACCGAGCACAAACTCGGCGACAAGGGCTGTCCAACCGCCGAACTCCGGTTCGACGAGATGCGCATCCCTGCCGACCGTATGCTCGGTGAGGAGGGCCGTGGGTTCGTCCACGCGCTCAAAACGCTCAACGGCGGACGCATCACTATCGCGGCCCGCGGTGTCGGCATCGCCCAAGCCGCGCTGGACGAGGCACTGAAATACGCCCAGGACCGCGAGCAGTTCGACCAGCCAATTAGCGATTTCCAGGCTATCCAGCACAAACTCGCCGACATGGACACGAAGACGCAGGCGGCCCGCCTACTGATGCACCAGGCCGCCGATAAGAAGATGGCCGGCGAGTCGTTCGTCAAGGAGGCCGCACAGGCCAAACTGTACGCCTCAGAGGTGTCCCGAGAAGTGGCGAACGAGGGCATTCAGGTCCACGGCGGCTACGGCTACACGAAGGACTTCCCGGCTGAGCGATTCTACCGCGACGCCAAACTCAACGAGATTTACGAAGGCACCAGCGAGGTCCTTCGGAATACGATTGCCAGCGAGCTTCTCGATTAG
- a CDS encoding 3-hydroxyacyl-CoA dehydrogenase family protein has translation MHLETVDTVGVVGAGTMGNGIAQVAATAGYDVVMRDVTEELVAAGFEEIQSSFETLVARDTVTEQEAEAATARITGTTEMNDLADADLVVEAVTENMDIKQSVFEDLDAVCGPDTVLASNTSTLSITTIASVTERPEQVLGLHFMNPVPVMKGVELVVGEKTSDGTVTLGREFAHDIGKETWEADDKPGFVVNRVLMPWINEGIRAYDEGVADKADIDRGLTLGTNVPMGPLELADHIGLDVVLDASETLYEELGDRYKPAYLLKRKVAAGDLGKKSGQGFYDYD, from the coding sequence ATGCATCTCGAAACAGTCGACACCGTTGGCGTCGTCGGGGCTGGAACGATGGGTAATGGCATCGCCCAGGTCGCAGCGACGGCCGGCTACGATGTCGTCATGCGTGATGTGACGGAAGAACTGGTTGCCGCCGGGTTCGAGGAGATTCAGTCGAGCTTTGAAACACTCGTTGCGCGCGACACAGTGACAGAACAGGAGGCGGAAGCGGCAACAGCCCGTATCACCGGAACCACCGAGATGAACGACCTTGCGGATGCCGACCTCGTTGTCGAGGCCGTAACAGAAAACATGGACATCAAGCAGTCTGTGTTCGAGGACCTCGACGCAGTCTGCGGGCCGGACACGGTGCTAGCCAGCAACACGAGCACCCTCTCGATTACGACAATCGCTAGTGTCACTGAGCGACCGGAACAGGTCCTCGGACTGCACTTCATGAACCCCGTACCGGTCATGAAAGGCGTCGAACTCGTCGTCGGTGAGAAAACCAGCGACGGGACAGTGACGCTGGGCCGGGAGTTCGCCCACGACATCGGCAAAGAGACGTGGGAGGCCGACGACAAGCCCGGCTTCGTCGTGAACCGTGTCTTGATGCCCTGGATCAACGAAGGCATTCGTGCGTACGACGAGGGTGTCGCCGACAAGGCTGACATCGACCGCGGGCTGACCCTCGGGACGAACGTCCCGATGGGGCCACTCGAACTGGCCGACCACATCGGCCTTGATGTGGTTCTCGACGCCTCTGAAACGCTGTATGAAGAGCTGGGTGACCGCTACAAGCCCGCATACCTTCTCAAACGGAAAGTCGCGGCCGGCGACCTCGGGAAAAAATCCGGGCAGGGCTTCTACGACTACGACTGA